Genomic DNA from Rana temporaria chromosome 1, aRanTem1.1, whole genome shotgun sequence:
tggggaatttgtgtccttggtccctttctctcaagggggagatgtcaggggtctgttaagacctctGATATcttaccaaagccccccaacatggCCAGCTTTAATCGCACACCATAAAGAGATGTGCCAGTAAAGTACGATTTTGATTTTAGTCGGCCATCTCGAAACATGGAAAGCATGAAGACTGCAGCCAGCAGCTGTATGTACAGCATCAGCCAGGCAGATGCCCTTGACTGTCACTGGCTTATGGTCTAATGCATTTAATGTCTTTTATCCTCTGATGGGTTTAGACAGACTTTGTGGCAAGGTGATATAAACCTTCCGTCACTGACTGGAGCAGCGCAGAGGACCGTTGTGTGCTTTGTGACTTGCAGTGCTGTTTGGGTGTATAGAGCTATTTTAGGCAGGATGAATGTACAAATTGCAGTTCCGTTGTCAAACGGGAAGACCAGATACCATGTTTTATTTGCTCAAGGTAGGATGTATGAATCTTCAGTGCTCTATTTTGATTGGGGAGGTTGTTCCTCACAATGCATTGTTGGCTTTGTTTACCTTGCTAGTGTCTTACTATTATTCCTAGCATtgtgttgtgtgtgtttgtttgtttgttttttgttttttttattataaatggcTTATATAAGCTTGTATAAACCAAGTGAACAGTATGTAATGTCTGATGCCTACAGGATTGCTATAGACTTGAAGAAATGCTTAGCATGAAGGCCTTTGCAGTATATAAACATACATTTCAGTTTCTATTGAGAAATattgccccccacccccctaacTGTATGATATCTAGATTTTCATTTTGTCCTAGACTTTCTAAATTGAGGGAAATGCTCTTCTAATTCTGTTACAGGGACACCTCAATGTACCTTTTTTCCTAATTTTAGGACATCAGGACAAATTTAGGATGAATTTCTTTGCTGGAACATATATCAAAGTCAGTATTGATTTGTTAGTGTTCAGTTAACTCTACTTTTGCTGTAAATTGTGACATGACTAGAATGCATACTTGTAAAACATACTGGTAGATCAATTTACAGCATATCTTAATCTCACCACAGTGAGGCGTACTCAGATTTGCTTGTCACCAAAACGGGTATCCTCATTGGAAGAATTTTGCCTCTACTTTTCATCAAAATTGGggattttctttctttgttcCTGTGACTGGTCACTGAGACTAATAGAATGAATCTTCTCAGCAGGGATGCAGACAGCGGTAAATGTCTGAAGCTGAAAGGGATGGTAACCCTTCAATACTCcaccttttaatacattttgactcttCCTATACTTTGAGGCCTATCTCCAGCCACATTTTTCCCAGACTGGAGAAGAATGAAATAAGTTTGTTCCTCACTTTTGTCTCTTGACCATGTACAAAAATGAGGGGTACAATTGGTTTTCCTTCTACATAATACATTTTATACCATAGATCGACAGATTATCGGTGCTGCCGATATTCACTTTTTTAGAAGTATGGGTCAAAAAAACTGACCAATATTGCTTCAAGGGGTTTTACCAGGGTGATGCATGCATTACCCCGGTACCATTCTTTTAGAGCGGATGATCATCTTTATTTTAATAACAATCGTTGCGGCTCATCAGCCGCAATtgcaagcagcgggaggggacatccactGCCTTCTGCCATTTGCCTAGGCTCTCCCAGCCCACCGGGAGGCCCGAGCAACCAGCCAACATGTATGCCAGCAGGCCGAATACCCGAACAAAGCTGATGCTTCATTCATATCTCGTATCTAGTaatccggaagtgatgtcatgacatcagtTCCTGGATTACTGGCATCTTAAGGGTGTCAGTTTAAAATAATAAAGTATTCAAAACTGCAGATCTTGAcgtttttgaatactttgaagtgcagaggaggggtttgAGATTTTTGCagaccccccccaacccccctcttTCCATAAAGcgtgcctattactgtcacaagggatgttttcaTTCCTCGTGACAGCAAtaactaataaaatatatatatatatatatatatatatatatatatatatatatatatatatatatatatatatatatatatatatatatatatatatatatatatatatatatatatatatatatatatatatatattatacaaaatATCAGTTTTCCGGTGTCAATACGATACCATCGGTGGATCCCTATTTTATACTGACctgtgctatttttatttttagtaataTGAAGTGGTATTGGGAGATACACCTGCAGAATGTTGTCTACAGGTCCTggaaatcggctctcctctaactCTAAGTATTATTTAGTGATGCTTTCTTCCAGTCCGTTCAGTAAACTTGGGACCTGCATTGCTGGGGTGTTGTAAACGGTGTTGCCTAATGCTTTGTATGCTCGCTATCTTTTTATGCTTGTATTTGCttgctgttttatattttgtCTGCTGAAGATCCATGTTTTGGTATAAGCCAGGACCTAGGAGGGTACATAGTGGGAAGCAAATGTGCTGCAGCAACTGAAATCATAACTGTTAACTGTATTAAAATCTGTTCTGCCTTCATAATTCAATTCAGTGGTGTTCCTTCAGTTTGCCCCTTTAGAAATGTGTGTGGTTGTTAAATTTTCTCCATAATGATAAAGTTGAACTGCAGTCTTAATCTACTGTGCAAGTGAAGCTTCAATTAGTTGGCATTTGAGAGCTGACCTCTTTTCCTTCTTCCAGTTTGTTCCATGGGAAACGGTACAAGTCGCCTGTACAGTGCTCTTGCCAAGACTCTCAGCGGCACTGCAGCCACCCCCCAGCATCAGGACTATCTGGAACAGTCAGAGCATGACCAGCTGGATCCGCTGGACCCCAAGGATCTTCTGGAGGAATGCCAAGTTGCCCTGCAGGGAAGGCCTCCCCGGCTTCATAGAGAATTTGTTCCACACAGAGATGATTTTAGCAGCCCCCATGCATTTAGGGTGATGCAGTGGAATATCCTTGCTCAAGGTAAGGGAATCTAATGCCCAAAGTAGAGCTGCAGGAACCAAGTCTTCCATACTCCCCATTACTGGTGATGTTACAAAGAATAGGTGTATGTGGGTTGTGAGATTATTCAAGCTTGTCCTACTCCTGACTGCTGAGCAAAGCCTAAGTGAGATCCAGAGTCCCCTTActgcagctgtaattacagcgaaatgtggttctacaaagtatttgtTCAGGATGGCTGAATAGAAATGCACCCCATACTTTTCAcataattttttgtaaaaaatgttgaaaaacatttctcattttccttccacttcacaatttatGTGCCCTTTTGTGTTTGGTCTATTGCATAAAATCCAAATGCGTTTTTTGTGGAACATTTCAGCGCACTGTAGATAAAGTTAAAGCTGTAGTAAAcggctacaaaaaaaaagctttcccctttaaaataacttaatgtgctagtatgcaatgcatactggcATATAAATAAGCCTTCCAGTGGcacgctgacagggcttccatcgtCTCTTCTCtcttcccatccccccccccccccccgatcttccttctgggtttacaTATTgactgtgagtggccagagctgTGGTGATGTCACTTGGTCACGGAATTGTGCCCTGACATTCAGGCAAGATATGCCCGACCTTCAGTGTGCATGcaacagtgacatcactggctgcatccagggtgaatatttcctaaactgtGCACATCTAAGATACTGAttttacctgcaggtaagcctaaTTTATAGGCTTCCTTCCCTCTAGGTAAACATAACAAAgtggactttactaccacttctaaccacttgagccccggaccatttggctggccaaagacaagagcactttttgcgatacggcactgcgtcactttaactgacaattgcgtggtcgtgcgacgtggctcccaaacaaaatttaattcccccccccccccccccccttctacatattttttggtaaaaaaattgcaataagcgtttgcttggtttgggcaaaagttttagtgtctacaaaataggggatggtttattatatttttttttactagtaatggcgatcagtgatttttgtcatgactgacattatggcgggctatgtgtgacacgacactgatcactgctcccgattacagggagctgtgatcagtgtcctgtcactaggaacaatgggaaaatgcttgtttacatcagcatttccccattcttcctctccgaGAGACGATCACAGGTATCCCTGCGGACATCGCGTCCAGACTCGCGGAGCTTGTGGTGggcgcgcccacaatgccgcatcttaaaggggacgtacaggtacatccatcTGCCCAGCTGTgtcattgtgtcgacgtatatagtcgtgcactgGTACTTAAGCGGTTAAGTGTGGGttttgtgttttgcaggaaaaaaaaaaccactggaCTGcttgtgtgaactggccctcgGTCCTAGTCACAATGGTCCCTAGGACATAAAGCTAATCTCCACAAATGGCAATAATTCTATGTCAAGAGTTTGCAACCTTTCCTACTCTATCcccaaaaagttttggctttatagGGTTTCTATGTCTGTAAATCTCACAATGTTCAGTTGATTTGAGAACTGGGTATTTGTATACTATGTTTTGTGGATTATATGGcatgtgatactttttttatttatacatgagtgcaaaatctggtgcagctctgcatagaaaccaatctgctTCCAGGATTTTTTGTCAGCCAAATTGGAAAAgcggattggctacaatgcaccgcggcaccagattttgtactcttcagttttagtaaatcaacgccaAAGTGTTCTTGCCTAGGTGGAGCATAACCTTGTTTTGCTTGGTGAAAAGTCCTGCATTAAgctgtttttttgctttcttGGCAGCCCTCGGAGAAGGCAAGGATAACTTTGTCAAATGTCCCAAGGAAGCGTTGAAGTGGGAAGAGAGGAAGTATTTGATCCTGGAGGAGATCCTTATTTATCGTCCTGATGTCCTGTGCCTGCAGGAAGTGGATCACTACTTTGACACTTTCCAGCCAATACTCAGTAGGTTAGGCTACCAATGTACGTTTCTAGCAAAGCCGTGGTCTCCCTGCCTTGATGTTGAGCACAACAATGGACCTGATGGCTGTGCCCTGTTCTTTCTGCAAGACAGATTTCAGCTCATTAGCAGTGCCAAATTCAGGCTGTCCGCAAGGACCCTGAAAACCAACCAGGTGGCCATTGCTGAAATCCTTCAGTGCAAAGAGACTGGTAGCTTGATGTGCATTGCTGTTACCCACCTAAAGGCCCGTACTGGGTGGGAGAGGTTCAGGCTTGCACAAGGCTCAGATCTCTTGCGGAATCTTGAATTGCTTACGCAAGGGGCTAAAATTCCCCTGGTTGTGTGCGGAGATTTCAATGCAGACCCAACAGAGGAGGTATACAAGCGATTTGCGTCTTCAAACCTGAACCTTAACAGTGCCTACAAGGTGCTCAGTGAAGATGGAGAGACTGAGCCTCCTTACACCACCTGGAAAATCCGGCCCACTGGAGAGTCTTGCAATACCCTAGATTATATTTGGTATTCCCAGAATGCTTTGGAAGTGAATTCTGCCTTGAGTCTGCTTACAGAGGAGCAAATTGGGCCAAACAGGCTCCCATCTTTTACGTACCCATCCGATCATCTTTCACTGATCTGCGACTTCAGTTTTAACATGGACCCAGACAGGCTGTTATAGTTGCCAGTGACTGAACTGTAGCTGGTGTAAAGTGATGCGAATTCAACTCTAATGCAAGTAGCACACTATGTGCATCGGCCTTTCCTGAACCTCCTATTTTTGAAGCTTGTAttcaataataatttttttctggtTGCGTCAATTAAGCTGTTATGCCAAAACCTTTGTTGGACTTTGCACACTATCAATTTAAACGGAGGCTATGGTGTATTTTAGTTTGTACACCTTTCCACATGATCATAGGttacctaaatttttttttttttttacattttgacacccTTTTGCTGTTTTTCATGCTTTGTACAGAGAAAGTCTACAGAATCGTGCAAATCTTTTTATTGGGAGAAACTTTTTTGCAGAACCGCCACTGAGATCACATAAAGTAGTGAATGAGTAATCGCTTTACACTAAGAAAGAAGGGGGTAAAGCTTCATCATTGTGCAGCACTACGGAGCAGGAAGCACAGCATGCATAATACACAACAGAAAATGGGCCGGCTCCACAAGccatatttataaaatataaaaatgatagAATAATTAATAAGATTTTATGCTGATAAACCGGTACATCTAAGAAGCTTCTACAAGACTCGACGGTTTGCATACCTGTGCTTCTAGTAAGGCAAAAATGCCCATGTTTGTGTCTTCATGTATGttctattgattttatttttctcactGCGGTTGTAGCATTTTCAAAACCAAATGCCTTTGTAAAGAGAGGTGCATATCTATTTAGTTTACCATGTTCTAGTTGTTAGTCACTTGTTTTAAATGTCACTTTCTGaaagtatttatttttctacattaaacaaaTGTCAACtagtaatatttattttgtaagaaAGGGCCTAGGAttagcttttttattattttgaggTGCAATATCAAAAGATGCCAGTTGAAAAGCAGGGCCTGTCCTCAGATCGAATGCATTTCTTATTATGTACATACAGGATGTATGTTTATGTCCTGAggtttcctttatttaaaaaagaacagTAGATGCTCACCCTGATTCCCACATTAGTGCTTGATGTAGATATTTATTTGTTGCAAATTAACATGATTTTATCAATAGGCCTAACTGTAACTTATTGTTAGTTTCATAGAATTTCGGGACACTTGAATGTTTCAATGGAATGTACAATTCCAGATCACGGTCTGTATTTCTTGTGAATGATCGTGTTATGAGATAATGACCCTGTTGCAGTATTGTATTAGATATTTGATACAGACCAAAGTACTATATCATTTCTTATTGTGCAATTAAAATCCactttaaacatatatttttgtttttgtgtatgttggctcaTTCCACTTGGTttttttaagtgtgtgtgtgtgtgtttgtttaagAAAAGTTTAGATTTGACAGTTTGGAGAAAATTACTCTGATCTTTTTGGAAGTGAATTCAAGTTTTGGAGCATGGCAGAAGGCTCTCTCCCATCGATTGTAGGGGGGAAACGCAGAAGAAGGGGAGTAAGTTCAGACCAATAATGGGCCTTCTACGTGAGCAAGAGGATCTTAAGGTCTGTGACACCTGACTGGTATTCAGTGCAAGGACTCCATGATGGGGGTAATATGGTCTAGGGCCGAaacaattaatcgattatgaaaatagttgacaactattttcataatcggttaatcggccagttgattagttggcctgcatatagtatgcattatttgtttacatattagGAAATCCGTGCAGCTCACACAAAGCtt
This window encodes:
- the NOCT gene encoding nocturnin isoform X3; amino-acid sequence: MRILGKEKQVCSMGNGTSRLYSALAKTLSGTAATPQHQDYLEQSEHDQLDPLDPKDLLEECQVALQGRPPRLHREFVPHRDDFSSPHAFRVMQWNILAQALGEGKDNFVKCPKEALKWEERKYLILEEILIYRPDVLCLQEVDHYFDTFQPILSRLGYQCTFLAKPWSPCLDVEHNNGPDGCALFFLQDRFQLISSAKFRLSARTLKTNQVAIAEILQCKETGSLMCIAVTHLKARTGWERFRLAQGSDLLRNLELLTQGAKIPLVVCGDFNADPTEEVYKRFASSNLNLNSAYKVLSEDGETEPPYTTWKIRPTGESCNTLDYIWYSQNALEVNSALSLLTEEQIGPNRLPSFTYPSDHLSLICDFSFNMDPDRLL
- the NOCT gene encoding nocturnin isoform X1, with the translated sequence MYQSAAGRLCSALRDVPALCASSLRQQPHHSPVRTRTLSPPVLGSFGCCHSLAGWIGDGAAKAVPTTSTAVTTTVPNGGTTGSPARTAPRAVCSMGNGTSRLYSALAKTLSGTAATPQHQDYLEQSEHDQLDPLDPKDLLEECQVALQGRPPRLHREFVPHRDDFSSPHAFRVMQWNILAQALGEGKDNFVKCPKEALKWEERKYLILEEILIYRPDVLCLQEVDHYFDTFQPILSRLGYQCTFLAKPWSPCLDVEHNNGPDGCALFFLQDRFQLISSAKFRLSARTLKTNQVAIAEILQCKETGSLMCIAVTHLKARTGWERFRLAQGSDLLRNLELLTQGAKIPLVVCGDFNADPTEEVYKRFASSNLNLNSAYKVLSEDGETEPPYTTWKIRPTGESCNTLDYIWYSQNALEVNSALSLLTEEQIGPNRLPSFTYPSDHLSLICDFSFNMDPDRLL
- the NOCT gene encoding nocturnin isoform X2; amino-acid sequence: MNVQIAVPLSNGKTRYHVLFAQVCSMGNGTSRLYSALAKTLSGTAATPQHQDYLEQSEHDQLDPLDPKDLLEECQVALQGRPPRLHREFVPHRDDFSSPHAFRVMQWNILAQALGEGKDNFVKCPKEALKWEERKYLILEEILIYRPDVLCLQEVDHYFDTFQPILSRLGYQCTFLAKPWSPCLDVEHNNGPDGCALFFLQDRFQLISSAKFRLSARTLKTNQVAIAEILQCKETGSLMCIAVTHLKARTGWERFRLAQGSDLLRNLELLTQGAKIPLVVCGDFNADPTEEVYKRFASSNLNLNSAYKVLSEDGETEPPYTTWKIRPTGESCNTLDYIWYSQNALEVNSALSLLTEEQIGPNRLPSFTYPSDHLSLICDFSFNMDPDRLL